One Paenisporosarcina sp. FSL H8-0542 genomic region harbors:
- a CDS encoding GNAT family N-acetyltransferase, with product MLVRYKKICEKIAMGLLSFMPQEKDLKKLQETIQTYENNPNWHLFMWKKEEDFVGLIGIETTDTECLIQHITVSPSFRGEGIGKEMVSKVQNFLPCTEIKAAESTKPFIDKCTIQQEGTDI from the coding sequence ATGTTAGTACGATATAAAAAAATATGTGAAAAAATTGCGATGGGTCTCCTGTCGTTTATGCCACAAGAAAAAGATTTAAAAAAATTACAAGAAACCATTCAAACCTATGAAAATAATCCGAACTGGCATTTGTTTATGTGGAAAAAAGAGGAAGATTTTGTGGGCTTGATTGGCATAGAAACTACAGATACAGAGTGTTTGATTCAGCATATAACTGTTTCACCTTCATTTAGAGGTGAAGGGATTGGAAAAGAAATGGTATCCAAAGTGCAAAATTTCCTTCCATGTACAGAAATAAAGGCTGCTGAATCGACAAAACCATTCATAGATAAGTGCACAATCCAGCAAGAAGGAACAGACATTTAA
- the lysA gene encoding diaminopimelate decarboxylase yields MHLFGTQSVDEHGHLTIGGTSAMTLAKNYGTPLFVYDTALIKERARAFIHTFEREQVEAQVAYASKAFSSIAMYQLAAEEGLSLDVVSGGELYTAIHAGFPVERIHFHGNNKSDDELVFALNSGIGCIVVDNFYEIEQLKRLTEILKKQVNILLRVTPGIEAHTHDYITTGQADSKFGFDLNNGQADEAFHAVKDEESIQLLGMHCHIGSQIFDTVAFSLAAKKLIGKMLSWKKSYDFVCPVLNLGGGFGIRYTEEDKPLQPAIYVEDMIKSIRSEIGEAKYPMPEIWIEPGRSLVGDAGTTLYSIGSQKEVPGVRNYLAVDGGMSDNIRPALYQAKYDAAVANKMTVEATKTYTVAGKCCESGDKLIEDISLPIVEAGDILAVFCTGAYGYSMASNYNRLPRPAVVFVEEGNHRIVIKRETYEDLVKLDCSLQDETVGAHS; encoded by the coding sequence ATGCATTTATTTGGAACACAGTCCGTGGATGAACATGGTCACTTAACAATTGGTGGAACTTCTGCAATGACATTAGCAAAAAACTATGGAACACCATTATTTGTTTACGATACAGCATTAATAAAAGAACGGGCACGTGCTTTTATTCACACATTTGAACGTGAGCAAGTTGAAGCTCAAGTAGCTTATGCGAGTAAGGCTTTCTCAAGTATTGCAATGTATCAGCTTGCAGCTGAAGAAGGACTGTCTTTGGACGTTGTGTCTGGAGGCGAATTGTATACAGCCATTCATGCCGGTTTTCCAGTGGAACGAATTCATTTTCATGGCAATAATAAGAGTGATGATGAATTAGTCTTTGCATTGAATTCGGGTATTGGATGTATTGTGGTTGATAATTTTTATGAAATAGAACAGTTAAAGAGATTAACAGAAATCCTTAAAAAACAAGTAAATATTTTATTACGTGTGACGCCAGGTATTGAAGCGCATACGCATGACTATATCACGACAGGACAAGCTGATTCAAAATTTGGTTTTGATCTGAATAATGGCCAGGCAGATGAAGCGTTCCATGCAGTAAAAGATGAAGAATCTATTCAATTACTAGGCATGCATTGTCATATTGGTTCACAAATTTTTGATACTGTTGCTTTCTCCTTGGCAGCAAAAAAACTAATTGGGAAAATGCTTTCCTGGAAAAAGAGTTATGACTTTGTTTGCCCAGTTTTAAACTTAGGGGGCGGTTTTGGCATCCGCTATACAGAAGAAGATAAACCACTTCAACCCGCAATTTATGTAGAAGACATGATTAAATCCATACGTTCTGAAATCGGCGAAGCAAAGTATCCAATGCCTGAGATTTGGATTGAACCTGGCCGTTCACTAGTAGGTGACGCAGGAACTACTTTATATTCGATTGGATCTCAAAAAGAAGTGCCGGGTGTCAGAAATTACTTGGCTGTAGATGGCGGAATGTCAGACAATATTCGTCCTGCACTTTATCAAGCAAAATATGATGCGGCTGTTGCGAACAAAATGACAGTTGAAGCCACTAAAACCTACACAGTAGCCGGTAAATGTTGTGAATCAGGCGATAAACTGATCGAAGACATTTCTTTGCCAATAGTAGAAGCGGGAGATATACTCGCTGTATTCTGCACAGGGGCATACGGATATTCGATGGCCAGCAATTATAACAGGCTTCCTAGACCCGCTGTCGTGTTCGTGGAGGAGGGCAATCATCGCATTGTCATTAAGAGAGAAACTTATGAAGATCTCGTAAAGTTGGATTGTTCTTTACAAGATGAGACGGTAGGTGCACACTCATGA
- a CDS encoding spore germination protein, translating to MDKSLFANIQDAESFVYSKFGKGESFDVGVKNAHVWSIPSLFVYMNGLIDSTTLTQILTLTQSTTSQVKHKLEIHEIEAMNSYFPYHSVTIYDSKDAWLSAILSGQLGIVTSGGYVFTIDVRSYPGRQPDEPDNEKVIRGSRDGFTENILQNTALIRRRIRDVSLRFELTKLSTRGQTDTVIAFIKGVANEQHIDYIRKRMKKIHHDGLTMTDKSLEEWIFKQKFHPVPFVRYTERADTCAAHLLEGHIAIIVDTSPSVILVPTTIFHHLQHAEEYRQAPLIGTFVRILRFSGFFLSLTLLPFWYLLVVEPDRVPEFLSYIGPKENGEVPLFLQIVIADLGLEFLRLAAIHTPTPLSTAMGLVAAIIIGQIAIDVGLFIPEVVLYTAVSAILTFALPSYELSVAAKLFRNVMLIATVIFGSNGFFIGILFVFMYLVSIKPMGVPYLWPLVPFFPKALARILVRFPTSNGALRPFIVHSPKRKRS from the coding sequence ATAGATAAGTCACTTTTTGCCAATATCCAGGATGCTGAATCCTTTGTGTATTCCAAGTTTGGAAAGGGAGAAAGCTTCGATGTTGGTGTCAAAAACGCACACGTTTGGTCAATACCATCATTATTTGTCTATATGAATGGGTTGATTGATTCTACGACGCTTACACAAATTTTGACGTTAACACAGAGCACGACATCTCAAGTGAAACATAAATTAGAGATTCATGAAATTGAAGCAATGAATAGTTATTTTCCATATCATTCAGTCACAATCTATGACTCTAAAGATGCCTGGCTGTCCGCAATTTTAAGTGGACAGCTTGGTATTGTAACATCTGGTGGTTATGTTTTCACAATCGATGTTCGTTCATATCCAGGAAGACAACCCGATGAGCCTGATAATGAAAAAGTCATTCGCGGATCTCGTGATGGCTTCACGGAAAATATTTTACAAAATACGGCATTAATTCGAAGAAGAATCCGGGATGTCTCGCTACGCTTCGAATTAACAAAGCTTTCCACTCGTGGTCAAACGGATACGGTCATCGCTTTTATTAAAGGTGTAGCGAATGAACAGCATATCGATTATATCCGCAAACGTATGAAAAAAATCCATCACGATGGGTTGACAATGACAGACAAGTCGCTAGAAGAATGGATATTCAAGCAAAAGTTCCATCCTGTCCCATTTGTCCGCTATACAGAACGTGCTGATACATGTGCAGCTCATTTATTGGAAGGTCATATTGCGATTATCGTGGACACCTCTCCTTCCGTAATTTTAGTTCCAACAACGATTTTTCATCATTTGCAACATGCAGAAGAATATCGACAAGCTCCTTTGATAGGAACGTTTGTCCGCATACTTCGCTTCTCGGGATTTTTCCTGAGTTTAACACTTTTGCCTTTCTGGTATTTATTAGTGGTGGAACCAGATCGAGTCCCTGAGTTTCTTTCCTACATTGGTCCAAAAGAGAATGGAGAGGTCCCGCTTTTTCTTCAAATCGTGATCGCTGATTTAGGTCTTGAATTTTTGAGGCTAGCAGCCATTCATACCCCTACACCTCTTTCCACGGCAATGGGCTTAGTAGCGGCCATTATTATTGGTCAAATTGCAATCGATGTCGGACTTTTCATTCCTGAAGTAGTGTTATATACAGCGGTATCAGCCATTTTAACATTTGCATTACCTTCTTATGAATTGAGTGTTGCCGCCAAGTTATTCCGAAATGTGATGCTTATTGCTACCGTCATATTTGGGTCCAATGGCTTTTTCATTGGAATCCTATTCGTTTTCATGTACCTGGTTTCAATTAAGCCGATGGGAGTCCCTTATTTGTGGCCGCTCGTTCCATTTTTCCCTAAAGCATTGGCACGCATTCTGGTTCGCTTTCCTACATCAAATGGCGCACTCAGACCATTCATTGTTCACTCGCCTAAGCGCAAACGTTCGTAA
- a CDS encoding SigF/SigG family RNA polymerase sporulation sigma factor — protein MTTPIGQQPVLLTQEKMRELIFLSQQGDKIARQTMVEGNTRLVWSIVQRFASRGADLEDLFQIGCIGLMKSVDKFDLSYEVKFSTYAVPMIIGEIQRFLRDDGMVKVSRSIRELSFKIRHATDEFIRLHERQPSLSELATTLDVTMDEVVLASDALRDPASLHEQLFESEGDALTLMDQLRDERSERSFDHIPLRDILSKLGKREQMIIYLRYYLDCTQSDIAERLGISQVQVSRLEKKILKQLKSWMMPKQATLKDGSQ, from the coding sequence ATGACGACGCCTATCGGACAACAACCCGTGTTGTTGACTCAAGAAAAAATGCGTGAATTGATCTTTTTGTCTCAACAGGGAGACAAAATTGCCAGACAAACCATGGTAGAAGGAAATACCCGTCTTGTCTGGTCCATCGTCCAACGATTCGCTTCACGGGGAGCGGATTTAGAGGATCTATTTCAAATCGGTTGTATAGGGTTAATGAAATCTGTCGACAAATTCGATTTATCGTACGAAGTTAAATTTTCCACTTATGCTGTTCCAATGATTATTGGGGAAATACAACGGTTCCTGCGAGATGACGGCATGGTTAAAGTAAGTCGTTCCATCCGGGAATTGAGTTTTAAAATTCGTCATGCAACCGATGAATTTATTCGGCTACATGAACGCCAACCCTCCTTGTCGGAACTTGCCACAACGCTTGATGTGACGATGGATGAAGTGGTTTTAGCTTCCGATGCATTAAGAGATCCAGCTTCTCTTCATGAACAATTATTTGAAAGTGAAGGGGACGCCTTAACTCTGATGGATCAATTAAGAGACGAACGTTCGGAGCGCTCGTTTGATCACATTCCATTGCGAGATATTTTATCGAAACTCGGAAAAAGGGAACAAATGATTATCTATTTACGCTACTACTTGGACTGTACGCAAAGTGATATTGCGGAAAGACTCGGTATTTCACAAGTGCAAGTTTCCAGGTTGGAAAAGAAAATACTTAAGCAACTGAAAAGTTGGATGATGCCTAAACAGGCGACATTAAAGGATGGATCTCAATAG
- the spoIIAB gene encoding anti-sigma F factor, with the protein MDNEMTLSFIAISENEGLARMVMTSFIASLDPTIDELAEFKTIVSEAVTNAIIHGYEEDGEGIVTIRAKRNGQSITMTISDEGRGIPNLEQAMEPLYTSKPERERSGMGFTIMESFSDHLSVWSEPQKGTAITFTKEFLPIQSNFVLGER; encoded by the coding sequence ATGGACAATGAAATGACGCTATCGTTTATTGCCATTAGTGAAAATGAAGGTTTGGCACGTATGGTGATGACGAGCTTTATTGCATCTCTTGACCCAACCATTGATGAATTAGCTGAGTTTAAAACAATTGTTTCTGAAGCAGTGACGAACGCCATCATTCATGGATATGAAGAAGATGGGGAGGGCATAGTAACCATACGTGCCAAAAGAAATGGACAATCAATCACGATGACCATCAGCGATGAAGGCAGAGGCATTCCAAACCTCGAGCAAGCGATGGAACCTCTTTATACATCAAAACCGGAGAGAGAACGCTCCGGGATGGGCTTTACCATTATGGAAAGTTTCTCGGATCATTTGTCGGTATGGTCAGAGCCTCAGAAAGGAACTGCGATTACCTTTACGAAGGAATTTTTACCCATACAATCCAACTTCGTTTTAGGTGAACGATGA
- a CDS encoding anti-sigma factor antagonist (This anti-anti-sigma factor, or anti-sigma factor antagonist, belongs to a family that includes characterized members SpoIIAA, RsbV, RsfA, and RsfB.) produces MKHQLLFVEDGIAIIRLKGELDHHATQTIRDEISQSLYRGTLRAIIWNLQDLHFMDSAGIGLILGRMRDFVPTNGQTVILHPSETMKKIFQYSGLGSYVWPTTEEETIAQLGGILNGQ; encoded by the coding sequence ATGAAACATCAACTTTTATTTGTCGAAGATGGTATAGCTATTATTCGCTTAAAGGGCGAGCTTGACCATCATGCCACACAAACAATCCGTGACGAAATTTCACAATCTCTTTATAGAGGAACTCTTCGCGCCATCATATGGAACTTGCAAGACTTACATTTTATGGACAGTGCAGGTATTGGACTTATCTTAGGAAGAATGAGAGATTTTGTCCCTACTAATGGACAAACAGTTATTTTACATCCTTCTGAAACGATGAAAAAAATCTTTCAATATTCTGGTCTCGGTTCCTATGTTTGGCCAACAACAGAAGAAGAAACAATCGCACAGTTAGGGGGTATTTTAAATGGACAATGA
- a CDS encoding pyrimidine-nucleoside phosphorylase: MRMVDLIEKKRDGAELTTEEIRFFIEQYTNGSIPDYQVSALMMAIYFQDMNDRERADLTIAMVESGDQIDLSGIEGIKVDKHSTGGVGDTTTLVLGPLVAACGVPVAKMSGRGLGHTGGTIDKLEAIEGFHVELTTEQFTKQVNEMKLAVIGQSGNLTPADKKLYALRDVTGTVNSIPLIASSIMSKKIAAGADAIVLDVKTGEGAFMKTVEDARALAKAMVQIGNNVGRQTMAIISDMSQPLGFAIGNSLEVKEAIDTLRGKGPEDLTELCMVLGSQMVVVGGKAKDLEEARGMLLEVIENGSAIEILKNFIEGQGGNPAVVDSPELLPQAQYTFEVPSKESGFISFIEADEIGTAAMILGAGRATKESEIDLAVGIVLHKKVGDAVKEGESLATIHANTQNVEKVMEILYKYIEFSKEPTKAPKLIEEIITQ, translated from the coding sequence ATGAGAATGGTTGATTTAATTGAAAAAAAACGTGATGGCGCGGAATTAACAACTGAAGAAATTCGTTTTTTCATTGAGCAATATACAAACGGAAGCATTCCCGATTATCAAGTGAGTGCTTTAATGATGGCTATTTATTTCCAGGACATGAACGATCGCGAACGTGCAGATTTAACAATTGCCATGGTAGAGTCAGGCGATCAGATTGACTTGTCTGGCATTGAAGGTATTAAAGTGGATAAGCATTCAACTGGAGGCGTGGGTGACACAACTACATTAGTGCTTGGACCTTTAGTGGCAGCATGTGGTGTGCCTGTTGCTAAAATGAGTGGACGTGGCCTAGGTCATACAGGTGGTACGATTGACAAACTGGAAGCAATTGAAGGCTTCCATGTTGAATTGACGACTGAACAATTTACGAAACAAGTTAATGAAATGAAGCTTGCCGTAATCGGTCAAAGTGGTAATTTGACTCCTGCAGACAAAAAATTATATGCGCTTCGTGATGTTACGGGAACTGTTAACAGCATCCCGTTAATCGCAAGTTCGATTATGAGTAAGAAAATCGCAGCAGGTGCAGATGCAATCGTTCTTGACGTGAAAACTGGCGAAGGCGCGTTCATGAAAACTGTTGAAGACGCACGTGCCCTAGCAAAAGCGATGGTACAGATCGGCAACAACGTAGGTCGCCAAACAATGGCTATTATCTCTGATATGAGCCAACCTTTAGGGTTTGCAATTGGTAATTCACTAGAAGTGAAAGAAGCGATTGATACACTTCGCGGTAAAGGTCCTGAAGATTTAACAGAACTATGTATGGTCCTAGGAAGTCAAATGGTCGTTGTCGGTGGCAAAGCAAAAGATTTGGAAGAAGCACGCGGTATGCTTCTTGAAGTAATTGAAAATGGATCTGCGATTGAAATTCTGAAAAATTTCATTGAAGGTCAAGGTGGAAATCCAGCAGTTGTAGACTCACCAGAATTGTTGCCACAAGCTCAATATACGTTTGAAGTGCCTTCAAAAGAAAGCGGATTTATCTCTTTCATTGAAGCTGACGAAATTGGTACAGCTGCTATGATTCTTGGAGCGGGACGCGCGACAAAAGAATCTGAAATTGATTTGGCAGTCGGCATCGTGCTTCACAAAAAAGTTGGCGATGCGGTTAAAGAGGGCGAGTCCCTTGCAACAATCCACGCTAACACTCAAAATGTAGAAAAAGTTATGGAGATATTGTACAAATATATTGAGTTCTCAAAAGAACCAACCAAAGCACCAAAATTAATCGAAGAAATCATCACTCAATAA
- the deoB gene encoding phosphopentomutase produces the protein MTHKSFKRIHLVVLDSVGIGEAPDAQSFGDTGSDTLGHIAEKMNGLNMPNLEKMGLSNIRPFQGIQPVTIPSSHYGKMQEASVGKDTMTGHWEIMGLNINQPFKVYPDGFPDELINALEEKTGRKVIGNKPASGTEILDELGQEHMETGAIIVYTSADPVLQIAAHEEIIPLEELYKICEIARELTLEPEFLVGRVIARPFIGQPGEFKRTTNRHDYALKPFERTVMNELKDANYDVIAIGKISDIYNNEGVTESLRTKDNMDGMDKLAEVVKRDFHGISFLNLVDFDALYGHRRDPIGYGEALEAFDARMPEVLDALTDEELLIITADHGNDPTFPGTDHTREFVPVLAYSPRFTEGKELPLSETFADIGATIAENFNVSMPKFGRSFLSHLN, from the coding sequence ATGACACATAAATCATTTAAACGCATTCACTTAGTTGTTCTAGACTCCGTTGGAATTGGCGAAGCACCAGATGCCCAATCTTTCGGAGACACAGGTTCCGATACACTGGGACATATTGCAGAAAAAATGAATGGCTTGAACATGCCAAACCTTGAAAAAATGGGACTTTCCAATATTCGTCCATTCCAAGGTATTCAGCCTGTAACGATTCCTTCATCTCATTATGGAAAAATGCAGGAAGCGTCAGTTGGTAAAGATACAATGACAGGTCACTGGGAAATCATGGGGCTTAACATTAATCAACCGTTTAAAGTGTACCCAGACGGATTCCCTGATGAATTAATCAATGCTTTGGAAGAAAAGACAGGACGTAAAGTCATTGGCAATAAACCAGCAAGTGGTACGGAAATCTTGGACGAGTTAGGACAAGAGCATATGGAAACAGGTGCAATTATCGTTTATACGTCTGCAGATCCAGTATTGCAAATTGCTGCTCACGAAGAAATTATCCCTTTAGAAGAACTATATAAAATCTGTGAAATTGCACGCGAATTAACACTTGAACCCGAATTTTTAGTAGGACGCGTTATTGCACGTCCATTCATCGGACAACCTGGTGAATTCAAGCGTACAACGAATCGTCATGACTACGCGTTGAAACCGTTTGAACGTACAGTGATGAACGAATTAAAAGATGCAAATTATGATGTGATTGCCATTGGTAAAATCTCGGATATTTACAACAATGAAGGTGTAACTGAGTCATTGCGTACAAAAGATAATATGGACGGAATGGACAAGTTGGCTGAAGTCGTGAAAAGAGATTTCCATGGCATCAGTTTCTTGAATCTTGTTGATTTTGACGCATTGTATGGTCACCGTCGTGATCCAATCGGTTACGGAGAAGCATTGGAAGCTTTCGATGCACGTATGCCAGAAGTGTTGGATGCTTTGACTGATGAAGAATTACTAATTATCACAGCGGACCACGGAAATGACCCTACCTTCCCAGGTACGGATCATACACGTGAATTTGTACCGGTGCTGGCTTATTCACCTCGCTTTACGGAAGGCAAAGAACTTCCACTAAGCGAAACATTTGCCGATATAGGGGCGACTATTGCGGAAAACTTTAATGTTTCAATGCCTAAATTTGGCCGCAGTTTCCTTTCCCACTTAAACTGA
- the xerD gene encoding site-specific tyrosine recombinase XerD, which produces MKEMQDAVADYLHFLRVERQLSTNTLTSYERDLLAYIKDLSKVQQLSTLNDVERIHILSHLQSLKTSGKSSRTLARHISSIRSFHQFLLREKVSGSDPSVHLEMPQMDRTLPKILSIEEVEELIAAPNLGKPQGLRDRALLEILYGTGMRISECITLNMEDLHLTMGFVRCFGKGGKERIIPLGRTALAACEQYLKEGRPKLIKPTHRTDVIFVNQRGKGLTRQGVWKLMKEYSIQAGIQNDITPHTMRHSFATHLIENGADLRAVQEMLGHADISTTQIYTHVSKTRLKDVYKQFHPRA; this is translated from the coding sequence ATGAAAGAAATGCAAGATGCAGTCGCAGATTATCTTCATTTTCTACGTGTAGAAAGACAATTATCAACCAATACTTTAACTTCGTACGAACGAGATTTACTTGCATATATTAAGGACCTTTCTAAAGTACAGCAATTATCCACTTTGAACGACGTCGAGCGAATTCATATTCTTTCTCACTTGCAATCGTTAAAGACGAGTGGTAAATCTTCGCGAACATTAGCCCGTCATATTTCGTCAATCCGGTCATTCCATCAGTTTTTACTGCGGGAAAAAGTATCCGGTTCAGATCCCTCGGTCCACTTGGAAATGCCACAAATGGATCGTACACTTCCGAAAATATTGTCAATTGAAGAAGTAGAGGAATTGATTGCGGCACCCAACTTGGGGAAACCTCAAGGGCTACGGGATCGCGCATTGCTCGAGATTCTTTACGGGACGGGAATGCGGATTAGTGAATGTATTACATTAAATATGGAAGATTTACATTTAACGATGGGATTTGTTCGATGCTTCGGTAAAGGCGGAAAAGAGAGAATCATTCCTCTTGGACGAACAGCACTGGCAGCATGTGAACAATATTTAAAAGAAGGTCGTCCAAAACTGATTAAACCAACACATCGCACCGACGTTATTTTTGTTAACCAGCGAGGAAAAGGATTGACCAGACAAGGGGTCTGGAAGCTTATGAAAGAATACTCTATACAAGCGGGCATTCAAAATGATATTACGCCTCATACTATGCGCCACTCATTTGCCACACATTTAATTGAAAATGGAGCAGATTTACGCGCTGTACAGGAAATGCTAGGACATGCAGACATCTCGACGACTCAGATTTATACGCATGTCAGTAAAACCCGTTTGAAAGATGTGTATAAACAATTTCATCCGCGCGCATAA
- a CDS encoding Fur family transcriptional regulator, translating into MESRIDRIKKQLHGASYKLTPQREATVRVLLENEEDHLSAEDVYLLVKNKAPDIGLATVYRTLELLTELKVVDKINFGDGVSRYDLRQEGAAHFHHHLVCIECGAVDEIQEDLLEDVEVVVEKRWNFRIKDHRLTFHGICWRCHDTQDEKEESE; encoded by the coding sequence ATGGAGAGCCGTATTGACCGGATAAAAAAGCAGCTTCATGGTGCGAGCTATAAACTGACGCCACAGCGTGAAGCGACAGTTAGAGTGCTTCTTGAAAATGAAGAAGATCATCTGAGCGCAGAAGATGTATATCTTCTCGTTAAAAATAAAGCACCTGATATTGGACTTGCAACAGTATATCGAACGCTTGAACTTCTTACCGAATTAAAAGTTGTCGATAAAATTAACTTTGGAGACGGCGTTTCAAGATACGACTTGCGTCAGGAAGGTGCAGCACACTTCCATCACCATCTCGTATGTATTGAATGTGGAGCTGTAGATGAAATCCAGGAGGACTTGCTGGAAGATGTGGAAGTCGTTGTTGAAAAAAGATGGAATTTCCGTATTAAAGACCACAGGTTGACGTTCCATGGTATTTGTTGGCGCTGCCACGATACCCAGGATGAAAAAGAGGAGTCTGAGTAA
- a CDS encoding NUDIX hydrolase, which produces MKKYEEKSISSTPIYEGKVISLRVDEVTLPNGMTSKRELVKHPGAVAIVPITDEGKIVFVEQYRKALERSLIETPAGKLEPGEEPEVTARRELEEETGYGCEKLTHIQSFATSPGFADEIIHLYVAEGLSKIENAASLDEDEFVEIIEATLEEAEGMMKSGQIFDAKTAYSVLWAKEYLQNR; this is translated from the coding sequence ATGAAAAAATATGAAGAGAAATCTATATCGTCAACACCGATTTATGAAGGGAAAGTTATTTCTCTTCGAGTGGATGAAGTAACATTGCCAAATGGTATGACTTCGAAGCGTGAATTGGTTAAACACCCTGGAGCGGTTGCCATTGTACCGATTACAGACGAAGGTAAAATTGTCTTTGTCGAGCAATATCGAAAAGCGCTCGAACGTTCTCTGATTGAGACGCCTGCAGGGAAACTAGAGCCAGGAGAAGAGCCGGAAGTAACTGCAAGAAGAGAACTGGAAGAAGAAACAGGGTACGGTTGTGAGAAATTGACACACATTCAATCGTTCGCAACTTCTCCGGGCTTTGCAGACGAAATTATTCACCTATATGTGGCAGAAGGATTGTCAAAAATTGAAAACGCGGCATCACTGGATGAAGATGAGTTTGTTGAGATAATCGAGGCAACCTTAGAAGAAGCAGAAGGAATGATGAAGTCTGGCCAAATCTTTGATGCAAAAACAGCATATAGTGTTCTTTGGGCTAAGGAATATTTACAAAATCGATGA
- a CDS encoding aldo/keto reductase — translation MNKRELGQSGIMVSEIGLGCMSLPTNQREAQLIVDAAIEHGITYFDTADLYDKGKNEDVVGHALKGKRQDIILASKVGNKWNEDASGWTWDSSKSYITSQIKESLQRLQTDYLDLYQLHGGTMEDDLEEAVDAFESLKKEGLIRAYGISSIRPNVIHRFLRNGKASSVMMQYSMLDRRPEEWFDMIASHSASVVTRGSLAKGLLTPDALKRAEKSDGYGEYKKEALIETLSQLTQTTQYLHSAALAFVLQYDQVSAILAGASSANQLEETMQAYHQPMTPEQLAHLKEYLRADIYIDHRL, via the coding sequence ATGAATAAACGCGAACTTGGACAAAGTGGAATAATGGTATCGGAAATCGGACTGGGTTGTATGTCTCTTCCGACAAATCAACGTGAAGCCCAACTAATAGTGGATGCAGCCATTGAACATGGAATTACATACTTTGATACAGCGGATCTATATGATAAAGGTAAAAATGAAGATGTTGTTGGACACGCTCTGAAAGGTAAACGACAAGACATCATTTTGGCTTCGAAGGTGGGTAACAAGTGGAATGAAGATGCTTCAGGTTGGACGTGGGATTCATCAAAGTCATATATCACGTCTCAAATTAAAGAAAGTCTACAAAGGCTTCAAACCGATTATTTAGATCTATATCAATTACACGGAGGCACGATGGAAGATGATTTAGAAGAAGCAGTCGATGCTTTTGAATCTTTAAAAAAAGAAGGTTTAATTCGAGCATACGGCATTTCATCCATACGCCCGAATGTCATTCATCGTTTCCTACGTAACGGTAAAGCAAGCTCTGTCATGATGCAATACAGCATGTTAGACCGCAGACCCGAAGAATGGTTTGACATGATTGCATCACATAGTGCTTCTGTTGTCACCCGGGGTTCTCTAGCAAAAGGTCTGCTTACGCCAGATGCATTGAAACGTGCCGAAAAATCGGATGGATACGGAGAATACAAAAAAGAAGCTTTAATAGAAACACTTTCACAACTCACTCAAACCACTCAATATCTTCATAGTGCGGCATTGGCATTTGTTCTTCAATACGACCAAGTGTCCGCTATCTTAGCAGGAGCAAGCTCAGCAAATCAATTAGAGGAAACGATGCAAGCATATCATCAGCCTATGACCCCTGAGCAACTAGCACACTTGAAGGAATACTTAAGAGCAGATATTTATATAGACCATCGCCTTTAA
- a CDS encoding YqkE family protein: MAKKKQQQQQRRQPERSEQSSGNTLSDQLQGDVLEKLKLAKKQLQDTERQQEEERLAQAEFDRKQKEKNKSFAELLDEYGMKGNKF; encoded by the coding sequence ATGGCAAAAAAGAAACAACAACAGCAACAACGCAGACAACCTGAGCGATCTGAACAATCATCAGGCAACACATTGTCCGATCAACTGCAAGGGGATGTGCTTGAAAAACTGAAGTTAGCTAAAAAGCAGTTACAGGATACAGAGCGTCAACAGGAAGAAGAACGCCTCGCGCAAGCTGAATTTGATCGTAAACAAAAAGAGAAAAACAAATCCTTTGCTGAACTTCTAGATGAGTATGGAATGAAGGGTAATAAATTTTAA